A DNA window from Candidatus Thermokryptus mobilis contains the following coding sequences:
- a CDS encoding SDR family oxidoreductase, protein MLLNRARGKLNGKVVVITGASSGIGKETAIAFARVGSKLVLSARNFENLNAVAEEIKKFNENVIVIPADVSDFKSLDALVERTLNSYGRVDVLINNAGFGIYGWYHQTPFEEIEKIVRVNFLGSAYLIHKILPVMINQGGGVIVNISSVVGKRGIPGMGIYSATKFALTGLTEALRVEYKKLGVHFIAIHPGTTDTKFFENARYYGTSRMQGRFMIMSAEKVAREVLKAVLKRKREVVLTFPGKIAIFMNKFFPSFFEYAVGKVIKIT, encoded by the coding sequence ATGTTATTAAATAGGGCGAGGGGAAAACTAAATGGAAAAGTCGTCGTTATAACTGGGGCATCAAGTGGAATTGGCAAAGAGACAGCGATTGCGTTTGCGAGAGTTGGTAGCAAGTTAGTTCTTTCAGCGAGAAATTTTGAAAATTTAAACGCTGTTGCAGAGGAGATCAAAAAATTTAACGAGAATGTCATCGTCATCCCTGCTGATGTTTCCGATTTTAAATCGCTTGACGCTTTGGTTGAAAGAACGCTTAATTCTTATGGAAGGGTTGATGTTTTGATAAACAATGCTGGTTTTGGCATTTATGGGTGGTATCATCAAACGCCTTTTGAAGAGATTGAAAAGATAGTGCGTGTTAATTTTCTTGGTTCTGCTTATCTGATACATAAGATTTTGCCCGTTATGATTAATCAAGGTGGAGGCGTTATCGTTAATATCTCATCCGTTGTTGGTAAGAGGGGGATTCCGGGGATGGGAATTTATTCTGCTACGAAGTTTGCATTGACTGGTTTGACGGAAGCATTGAGGGTTGAGTATAAAAAGCTTGGGGTTCATTTTATCGCTATTCATCCGGGGACTACCGATACGAAATTTTTTGAGAACGCAAGATATTACGGCACAAGCAGGATGCAAGGTAGATTTATGATAATGTCGGCGGAGAAGGTTGCAAGGGAAGTTTTAAAAGCTGTTTTGAAGAGGAAGAGGGAAGTAGTTTTAACTTTTCCTGGCAAGATTGCTATTTTTATGAACAAATTTTTCCCGTCGTTTTTTGAATATGCGGTGGGGAAGGTGATAAAAATAACTTGA
- a CDS encoding acyl-CoA dehydrogenase family protein, protein MTVAETYIKGGSFLIQENSPENIFTPEDFTEQHQMIAQTTNDFVEKEVLPKIEEIEEQNWDVTLSLMRKAGEIGLLAVDIPEEYGGLGLDKTSSMLVAEGLGRASSFAVTHGAHTGIGTLPIVYFGTEEQKRKYLPKFATGELISSYALTEPNAGSDALSIRTTATLSPDGKYYILNGSKIFITNAGIADVYITFAKINGEQFTGFILEKGYEGISLGKEEKKMGIKGSSTRALILDNVKVPVENVLGEIGKGHKIAFNILNIGRFKLGAGVIGGAKAVITESVRYAKQRKQFGKPISDFGLIKHKIGEMAIRTFVGESMVYRTAGLIDGILSGIDKSKPEASEMMLKGIEEYAVECSIIKVYASEILDYVVDEGVQIFGGYGYIEEYPVARAYRDSRINRIFEGTNEINRLVITGMLLKRAMKGELPLIPAAQKLTDEIMGFGSAEEETTGIFAEEKKMLRSAKKAGLFVAGLAVQKYMTKLEDEEEIIGRISDIIMEIYAMESVILRVEKMLARSVKEPMDVYIDIVKAFVNDAVIRVETYAKEILSAVADGDMLRTYLTALRRLIKHTPVNTIAIRRRIADHLINAERYAL, encoded by the coding sequence ATGACAGTCGCAGAAACCTACATCAAAGGGGGAAGTTTCCTAATTCAGGAGAATTCACCTGAGAACATTTTCACACCTGAAGATTTCACTGAACAGCATCAGATGATAGCGCAGACAACAAATGATTTTGTTGAGAAAGAGGTTTTGCCAAAAATTGAAGAAATTGAGGAACAAAATTGGGATGTTACCCTTTCGCTTATGAGAAAAGCTGGGGAAATTGGCTTGCTTGCCGTTGATATACCTGAGGAATATGGGGGGCTTGGGCTTGATAAGACAAGTTCAATGCTCGTGGCGGAGGGTTTAGGCAGAGCAAGCTCATTCGCAGTTACACATGGGGCACATACCGGTATAGGAACTTTACCTATAGTTTATTTTGGAACGGAAGAACAGAAAAGAAAATATCTTCCTAAATTTGCAACTGGTGAATTGATTTCGTCTTACGCTTTGACTGAACCGAACGCAGGTTCAGATGCGCTGTCAATCAGAACTACGGCGACCTTGAGTCCGGATGGAAAATATTACATTTTAAATGGAAGTAAAATTTTCATCACGAACGCAGGGATAGCTGATGTTTATATCACTTTTGCCAAGATAAATGGCGAACAATTCACCGGGTTTATCCTTGAGAAAGGATATGAAGGTATATCGCTTGGGAAGGAAGAAAAGAAAATGGGAATAAAAGGTTCATCAACAAGGGCATTGATACTTGATAATGTCAAAGTCCCGGTTGAAAATGTCCTCGGTGAGATAGGAAAGGGGCATAAGATTGCGTTTAACATACTTAACATTGGGAGGTTTAAACTTGGGGCTGGCGTCATCGGTGGAGCAAAAGCGGTAATAACCGAATCGGTTAGATATGCTAAGCAAAGGAAACAATTTGGAAAACCGATATCCGACTTCGGTTTGATAAAGCATAAGATTGGAGAAATGGCTATAAGGACATTTGTTGGGGAGAGCATGGTTTATAGGACAGCTGGTTTAATTGATGGGATTCTCTCTGGCATAGATAAGTCAAAGCCGGAAGCAAGTGAGATGATGTTGAAGGGAATTGAAGAATATGCGGTTGAATGTTCAATTATAAAGGTTTACGCTTCGGAAATCCTTGATTATGTGGTTGATGAGGGTGTCCAGATATTTGGTGGATATGGTTATATAGAAGAGTATCCGGTTGCGAGGGCTTATAGGGATTCAAGGATTAATAGGATTTTTGAGGGGACAAACGAGATAAATCGCCTTGTCATAACAGGGATGTTGTTAAAACGAGCGATGAAAGGTGAATTGCCTTTGATACCAGCTGCGCAAAAATTGACAGATGAAATAATGGGATTTGGTTCAGCTGAAGAAGAGACAACTGGAATTTTCGCAGAGGAGAAGAAAATGTTAAGATCAGCGAAGAAAGCTGGTCTATTTGTGGCTGGACTTGCGGTTCAAAAATATATGACCAAACTTGAAGATGAAGAGGAAATAATCGGAAGGATAAGTGACATAATCATGGAGATTTACGCTATGGAAAGCGTGATTTTAAGGGTTGAGAAAATGCTCGCTCGCTCTGTGAAAGAGCCGATGGATGTTTATATTGACATTGTTAAAGCTTTTGTAAATGATGCGGTGATACGAGTTGAAACATACGCAAAGGAAATCTTATCAGCTGTCGCGGATGGGGATATGCTTAGAACTTATTTGACCGCTTTGAGAAGGTTGATAAAACACACACCGGTTAACACAATAGCCATTAGAAGAAGGATCGCTGATCATCTCATAAATGCCGAAAGATATGCTTTGTGA